One Anopheles cruzii unplaced genomic scaffold, idAnoCruzAS_RS32_06 scaffold02310_ctg1, whole genome shotgun sequence genomic region harbors:
- the LOC128276740 gene encoding uncharacterized protein LOC128276740, translated as FVDEGSSFTLVEDGLADELGLEGPSQPLHLQWTGGVTRVEKASRSVTLTVSGKLQGHQYTLAGVKTVRKLDLPEQSLDGKALQAHYPHLRGLPLDTYSNARPRLLIGIGHLQVGLVMKCREGAANTPVAVKSRLGWTVCGGTNQRQNVVAAQSRSDEGNN; from the coding sequence ttcgtggacgaagggtcgtccttcacgctggtggaggacgggctcgctgatgaactcggcctcgaggggcccagccagcccctacacctacaatggacgggtggggtcactcgcgtggagaaggcatcgcgcagcgtgacactgacggtgtcgggcaagctacaggggcaccagtatactctggccggagtgaagacggtgcggaaactggacctgccggagcaatcgctcgacggcaaagCCCTACAAGCCCATTACCCCCACCTGCGGGGCCTGCCACTGGACACGTACTCAAATGCCCGCCCAAGACTCCTCATCGGAATTGGGCACCTTCAAGTAGGGCTGGTAATGAAATGTCGAGAGGGCGCAGCAAACACGCCGGTAGCGGTCAAGTCCCGCCTAGGATGGACCGTCTGTGGAGGCACCAACCAGAGGCAGAACGTAGTAGCAGCTCAGTCTCGGAgtgacgaaggcaacaacg